The following are from one region of the Apostichopus japonicus isolate 1M-3 chromosome 17, ASM3797524v1, whole genome shotgun sequence genome:
- the LOC139954646 gene encoding 60S ribosomal export protein NMD3-like, with amino-acid sequence MEYMVENDSQEEGKILCCECGRPIAPNPANMCVACLRTRVDITEGIPKQVSMYFCKGCERYFQPPTNWVRCTLESRELLAICLKKLKGLTKVHLVDASFVWTEPHSKRIKVQLVIQKEVMGGTILQQTFIVEYIIQGQMCTDCHRIEAKDFWKAVVQLRQKVSHKKTFFFLEQLILKHSIHRNTLNIKQHDNGLDFFFSQIDHARKMTDFFMNMVPCKYKTAKELVSHDIHSNNYNYKNTFSVEIAPINKDTVVCLPKKLAGQLGNMSQICVCIRVNSVMQFIDPNTLQLCDISAQAYWRTPFVEVADQKHLTEYTVLQVERIEDNGRKLGAGHGTISKKHLLADVWVMRTQDMGVVDQQYHCRSHLGHLLKAGDTVLGFDVTTSNINNKHMETVRPDALPDVVLVKKVFGDRKKRQQKRKWKLKTLTKEEEIMDVEGAQRDYMGFLEDLEEDPEYRKNVNIYVDRSKMVSVEVSESGDEDAPQISLQEMMDDLNISDGEELGGAAAPAPEGMETVGNTDPI; translated from the exons ATGGAATATATGGTAGAAAATGACTcacaagaagaaggaaaaat ATTGTGTTGCGAGTGTGGGAGGCCTATCGCTCCTAACCCAGCAAATATGTGCGTGGCTTGTCTGAGAACGAGGGTCGATATTACTGAAGGGATACCAAAACAGGTTTCCATGTACTTCTGTAAAGGTTGTGAGAG atattttcagCCCCCGACTAATTGGGTACGCTGTACACTGGAATCAAGAGAGCTGCTGGCAATCTGTCTTAAGAAGCTGAAAGGTTTGACTAAG GTCCATTTAGTAGATGCATCCTTCGTTTGGACAGAACCGCATTCCAAGAGGATAAAGGTTCAGTTAGTGATACAGAAAGAGGTGATGGGAGGTACCATCCTACAACAGACGTTCATCGTAGAGTACATCATCCAGGGTCAGATGTGCACGGATTGCCACCGTATCGAAGCCAAGGACTTCTGGAAAGCAGTGGTACAGCTGAGGCAGAAG GTTTCGCATAAGAAGACCTTTTTCTTCTTGGAACAGTTGATTCTGAAGCACAGCATACATCGTAACACTCTTAACATCAAACAACACGACAACGGCCTCGACTTCTTCTTCTCTCAAATCGACCATGCACGAAAAATGACAGACTTTTTCATGAACATGGTACCTTGCAA gTACAAGACTGCCAAGGAGCTGGTCTCACATGATATCCATAGCAACAACTATAACTACAAGAATACCTTTTCTGTTGAGATTGCTCCTATAAACAAG GATACAGTTGTCTGTCTACCAAAGAAGCTGGCAGGACAACTGGGTAACATGAGTCAGATCTGCGTCTGTATCCGGGTCAACAGCGTGATGCAGTTTATCGACCCAAACACACTCCAGT TATGCGACATCAGCGCTCAGGCTTACTGGAGGACACCATTCGTTGAGGTTGCCGATCAAAAGCACCTAACGGAATACACCGTGTTGCAGGTGGAGAGGATTGAGGATAACGGTAGAAAGTTGGGTGCTGGACATGGAACAATCTCAAAAAAG CATCTCCTGGCTGATGTCTGGGTGATGAGGACTCAGGACATGGGTGTAGTAGACCAGCAGTACCACTGCAGGTCACATTTAGGTCACCTCCTGAAGGCCGGAGATACCGTCCTGGGCTTTGATGTCACCACCAGTAACATCAACAACAAGCACATGGAAACA GTTCGACCAGACGCTCTGCCTGACGTGGTCTTGGTGAAGAAGGTTTTCGGCGATCGCAAGAAACGTCAGCAGAAGAGGAAATGGAAGCTGAAGACGCTGACCAAGGAGGAAGAGATTATGGATGTGGAGGGAGCACAGAG AGATTACATGGGCTTCCTGGAGGACCTGGAAGAAGATCCAGAATATCGGAAGAACGTCAACATCTACGTCG ATCGGAGTAAGATGGTATCGGTGGAAGTCAGCGAGAGCGGAGACGAAGACGCTCCGCAGATCAGTCTGCAGGAGATGATGGACGACTTGAACATATCGGACGGGGAAGAACTAGGGGGCGCTGCTGCTCCCGCTCCCGAAGGGATGGAGACCGTCGGAAATACAGACCCGATTTGA